Proteins encoded together in one Benincasa hispida cultivar B227 chromosome 1, ASM972705v1, whole genome shotgun sequence window:
- the LOC120081857 gene encoding UPF0496 protein At3g19330-like isoform X1, which yields MLECLPPPESPTFSPMHQGPMDASSSSSPLPSTTTISLSHVYSAVLQTNSFKEMSRITSSMDLMAADHDQLQDLSGMLTQVLSPDRERVLNALHCSKSTSTSLFNLISSYFDYSEKTTSLCLTLRSIVAQARRLYSPIHTLLGDLPIDSLSQPDCDLVFQEFLKFNDDTNPFPRPDSQTFDPIRDHFCNLKHQLERRLRKSSSRIRLVRPPNPNSNTVICCGSSAAITAYIPPKFARRELAYVAQLKVASRNTYVLKTDLDTLDSLVGRLHNTVEDDKRFIRLGLNMGNDKHAVQLVLKQLGKNHRTSEQYLDLLEEKITTCFTTVNLSRSQLLKEILLHQTSLGSSHSQ from the exons ATGTTGGAGTGCCTTCCTCCTCCGGAATCTCCCACCTTCTCCCCGATGCACCAAG GCCCCATGGATGCTTCCTCCTCCTCCTCGCCTCTCCCATCCACAACCACCATCAGTCTCTCTCACGTCTACTCCGCTGTTCTTCAAACCAATTCCTTCAAGGAGATGTCGAGAATCACCAGCTCCATGGATCTTATGGCCGCCGATCATGATCAACTTCAAGACCTCTCCGGAATGCTCACCCAAGTTCTTAGCCCCGATCGAGAACGCGTCCTCAATGCCCTTCACTGCTCCAAATCCACTTCCACTTCCCTTTTCAATCTTATCTCTTCTTACTTCGATTACAGCGAGAAAACCACCAGTCTCTGCCTCACCCTCCGGAGTATCGTTGCTCAAGCCCGTCGACTCTATTCCCCAATTCACACCCTCCTCGGTGATCTTCCCATTGATTCCCTCTCCCAGCCTGACTGCGACCTCGTCTTCCAAGAATTCCTTAAATTCAACGATGACACTAACCCTTTTCCCCGCCCTGACTCACAGACCTTCGACCCAATTCGAGACCATTTCTGCAATCTCAAGCACCAACTAGAGCGTCGCCTTCGCAAGTCCAGCTCCAGAATTCGCCTTGTTCGCCCTCCCAACCCCAACTCCAACACCGTCATCTGCTGCGGCAGCAGTGCTGCAATTACGGCCTACATTCCTCCAAAGTTCGCCAGGAGAGAATTGGCGTATGTAGCTCAGCTTAAAGTTGCATCTAGAAATACCTATGTTCTGAAGACTGACCTTGACACGCTTGATAGCCTTGTCGGCCGCCTGCATAACACCGTGGAGGACGACAAGCGTTTCATTCGACTGGGTTTGAATATGGGGAATGATAAGCACGCAGTTCAGTTAGTGCTCAAACAGTTGGGGAAGAACCACCGGACTTCGGAGCAGTACCTTGATCTTCTTGAGGAGAAGATAACTACTTGTTTCACTACTGTCAACCTCTCAAGATCTCAACTTCTCAAGGAGATTCTACTTCATCAAACTAGTTTGGGCTCTTCTCATTCCCAATAG
- the LOC120081857 gene encoding UPF0496 protein At3g19330-like isoform X2 → MDASSSSSPLPSTTTISLSHVYSAVLQTNSFKEMSRITSSMDLMAADHDQLQDLSGMLTQVLSPDRERVLNALHCSKSTSTSLFNLISSYFDYSEKTTSLCLTLRSIVAQARRLYSPIHTLLGDLPIDSLSQPDCDLVFQEFLKFNDDTNPFPRPDSQTFDPIRDHFCNLKHQLERRLRKSSSRIRLVRPPNPNSNTVICCGSSAAITAYIPPKFARRELAYVAQLKVASRNTYVLKTDLDTLDSLVGRLHNTVEDDKRFIRLGLNMGNDKHAVQLVLKQLGKNHRTSEQYLDLLEEKITTCFTTVNLSRSQLLKEILLHQTSLGSSHSQ, encoded by the coding sequence ATGGATGCTTCCTCCTCCTCCTCGCCTCTCCCATCCACAACCACCATCAGTCTCTCTCACGTCTACTCCGCTGTTCTTCAAACCAATTCCTTCAAGGAGATGTCGAGAATCACCAGCTCCATGGATCTTATGGCCGCCGATCATGATCAACTTCAAGACCTCTCCGGAATGCTCACCCAAGTTCTTAGCCCCGATCGAGAACGCGTCCTCAATGCCCTTCACTGCTCCAAATCCACTTCCACTTCCCTTTTCAATCTTATCTCTTCTTACTTCGATTACAGCGAGAAAACCACCAGTCTCTGCCTCACCCTCCGGAGTATCGTTGCTCAAGCCCGTCGACTCTATTCCCCAATTCACACCCTCCTCGGTGATCTTCCCATTGATTCCCTCTCCCAGCCTGACTGCGACCTCGTCTTCCAAGAATTCCTTAAATTCAACGATGACACTAACCCTTTTCCCCGCCCTGACTCACAGACCTTCGACCCAATTCGAGACCATTTCTGCAATCTCAAGCACCAACTAGAGCGTCGCCTTCGCAAGTCCAGCTCCAGAATTCGCCTTGTTCGCCCTCCCAACCCCAACTCCAACACCGTCATCTGCTGCGGCAGCAGTGCTGCAATTACGGCCTACATTCCTCCAAAGTTCGCCAGGAGAGAATTGGCGTATGTAGCTCAGCTTAAAGTTGCATCTAGAAATACCTATGTTCTGAAGACTGACCTTGACACGCTTGATAGCCTTGTCGGCCGCCTGCATAACACCGTGGAGGACGACAAGCGTTTCATTCGACTGGGTTTGAATATGGGGAATGATAAGCACGCAGTTCAGTTAGTGCTCAAACAGTTGGGGAAGAACCACCGGACTTCGGAGCAGTACCTTGATCTTCTTGAGGAGAAGATAACTACTTGTTTCACTACTGTCAACCTCTCAAGATCTCAACTTCTCAAGGAGATTCTACTTCATCAAACTAGTTTGGGCTCTTCTCATTCCCAATAG
- the LOC120081846 gene encoding uncharacterized protein LOC120081846, whose product MAMDFICHELVNQIRAPSIGISVYGGRFAFGGFRTMTKKRREVIRLERESVIPILKPTLINALSSHLDTEDRYEFLMFCQRVEYSIRAWYLLQFDDLLHLYSLFEPIHGARKLEKENLSPEEIDVMEQKFLGKLFQVMEKSNFKLTTDEEIAVALSAQYRLNLPISVDESKLDKKLLTKYFTENPHDNLPYFADKYIIFRRGIGIDQMNDYFYKTKVNAIIMRIWMFFLKVTGLKNLLFGASRSRQSQVFSKQIDISTESEDDGLYVERIRVENMTFGISMLLNKITIQEPTFDRIIVIYRPANTTKEMERGIFVKHFKNIPMADLEIVLPEKNNPGLTPMDWVKFLVSAAIGLVTVIGSLSVPKADVKVIFAILSAVGGYCVKTYLSFQGNLVSYQSLITSCVYDKQLDSGRGTLLHLCDEVIQQEVKEVIISFYILMKQGEATKQELDLRCEELIKGEFDQSCNFDVDDAVHKLQKLGIIVRGADGAYSCVDLRSANKIIGITTEEIVSKAKEGDASTT is encoded by the exons ATGGCCATGGATTTCATCTGCCACGAACTGGTAAACCAGATCAGAGCTCCATCAATTGGGATTTCTGTTTATGGTGGTCGTTTTGCATTTGGAGGCTTCCGAACAATGACCAAGAAGAGGAGGGAAGTCATTCGCTTGGAGAGGGAATCGGTTATCCCCATCCTCAAGCCCACGCTTATCAACGCCTTGTCCAGCCATCTCG ATACTGAAGACCGGTATGAGTTTCTGATGTTTTGCCAGAGAGTTGAATACTCAATTCGAGCTTGGTATCTTCTGCAATTTGATGATCTTTTG catttatattcattattCGAACCTATACACGGGGCCCGAAAATTGGAGAAGGAAAATCTCTCGCCTGAAGAAATCGATGTTATGGAACAAAAATTTCTGGGGAAACTGTTTCAG GTTATGGAGAAGAGCAATTTTAAATTAACAACAGACGAGGAAATCGCGGTTGCACTATCTGCACAATATCGTCTAAATCTTCCCATCTCTGTGGATGAGTCCAAG CTTGACAAGAAGCTTTTGACGAAATACTTCACGGAGAATCCTCACGACAATCTTCCATATTTTGCTGATAAG TACATAATTTTCCGCCGTGGTATTGGGATTGATCAAATGAACGATTACTTTTACAAAACGAAAGTAAATGCCATCATTATGCGAATATGGATGTTCTTTCTCAAAGTCACAGG GTTAAAGAACCTTCTATTTGGAGCCTCAAGAAGCCGCCAAAGTCAGgtattttcaaaacaaattgACATCAGTACAGAGTCAGAGGATGATGGCTTGTATGTAGAGCGCATTCGTGTTGAGAACATGACATTTGG GATCTCTATGCTATTGAACAAGATTACGATCCAAGAACCCACATTTGATAGAATTATCGTTATTTACAG GCCAGCAAATACGACAAAGGAAATGGAACGGGGTATCTTTGTCAAGCATTTCAAGAATATACCGATGGCAGATCTTGAGATTGTGCTT CCGGAAAAGAATAATCCAGGTTTAACTCCAATGGACTGGGTGAAGTTCCTCGTGTCTGCTGCAATCGGGCTG GTTACTGTTATTGGCTCGCTTAGCGTCCCTAAAGCAGATGTCAAAGTCATTTTTGCTATCCTCTCTGCAGTCGGTGGTTACTGTGTGAAAACATATCTCTC GTTTCAGGGTAATTTAGTGTCATATCAGAGCCTAATCACAAGCTGCGTGTATGACAAACAACTAGACAGCGGAAGGGGCACTCTTCTTCACTTGTGTGACGAAGTTATTCAGCAAGAA GTAAAGGAGGTGATTATTTCCTTCTACATATTGATGAAACAGGGAGAGGCGACAAAACAG GAGCTTGACCTGCGGTGTGAGGAGCTGATTAAAGGAGAGTTTGATCAGAGCTGTAATTTTGACGTGGATGATGCAGTTCACAAGTTACAAAAGCTGGGGATCATTGTCCGG GGTGCGGATGGGGCATATTCCTGTGTAGATTTGAGGAGTGCTAACAAGATCATAGGCATCACCACAGAGGAGATAGTTTCCAAAGCCAAAGAAGGCGATGCCTCCACTACTTGA